Below is a genomic region from Phycisphaerae bacterium.
TATAGCCCTGCGGTTCGCGAACCTCACCGCCGGTGAACTCCGGGAGCAACGGCCGCCGGGCACGATTCGCCCGGCCGGGCCGTGCAATTCGGCACCTTCGTGCTGGCTTTTATGCAACTGGGGGGTATAGATAGAAACTCAGGAGCGCCCGGATGATCATGGCGTTAACCGGCATCCAGACTGGCCCCCGCCAGTTGGAGTTGCCGCCGAACATGCCGGTACTCGACTCGGCCGGCAGGTAATCGGCGCGGTACTCCTGGCCCCCGCCGTGGAACTTGATCTGCAAAGCTACTCTCCTCTGTTCAGGGGCGACATCTCGAAGCGTTTGACGTTGCCAGGCAGCTTGAACGCGAATGTCCCCTCATTGAACGAGGGTGAGCCGCTCCAACCAGCGATATCCGCCGTGTATCGCGATCGGGTCTCATTTTGCCCGTAGTCGATGGTGATCTTACGAAGAACCGGTTTGCCTTCAGCCTCGATCCAGAACTCCCAGCTCGAGTCGCCGGCCACGAACACCAGGTGATGGCACTTGCGGCCGTTCACGGTAGCCGTTCCGAGGTAATCACCCGCTGTGATGCGGGTCAATACCCTGTCGTACAGGTCTTTGTACATCAGATCCTCGAGAGGAAAGACGACTTCGTACTTCACGGCGAGGGTGTCGAGTGCGGCGTCGATCGTATTGGGAACCTCGACGACGGTGTAGAGGCTCTTCGAGCGATCGAGCATTGAGACCGTCTTGCCGTCGTAGACCATTCGTCTGGCGCCGTTGTCGCCGGTGACTTCGACCGCTACTTTATCCGGCCGGCTCACGCAGATGGCCCGCCGCTCTGAGACCTGGACCTTGTCGCCGGACACGCGGATCTCATCGCGGGTCGTATTGGCGACCATGCTGAACTTGTCGAGGCCGGCGAGGTAATCGCACGCACCCTTGAGGATCTCGAAAGGATTGGGGCCCTTGGCCGCGGCCGATTCTCCCGGTGGCGCCGGGGATTCGGCAACGACGTAGCCCTTTTTGCCGTCCTGCTCACCATCCTGGTAGTACACACCTTCCGACTCGTAGTAGGTTGTGTTGTTAATGACAACCGTCTCGTATTGTGGAGGGAGGGCGGGGTAGTAGTACCCGACCGGCGGATACGCCCAGCTGTAGCACACGGCTCCGGCGACCCATCCGGCGGTGAACCAGGCCCAGCCCGAGTGCCAGTAGTCGTTTCCGTGCCACGGGTAGTGAATGGCACCGGCAGGCAGGGTGGTGACATAGCGGCCGCCGTACGGGCCTCGCACGCCCGCGACGCCGTAGCCCGCGGGTCCCCACGCTGCGCCGGCGGCTGCTCCTCCGGGTCCTCTGACGCCGACCGCGCCGCCGCCATAGGGTCCGCGGACAGCACCCGCTGCCGCACCCCCCGGTCCTCGGATGCCAGCGGCCGCACCACCGTTGGGACCTCTAACGGCACCGGCCGCGCCGCCCTCAGGCCCTTTGACGCCCGCGGCTGCGCCACCGCCGGGGCCTTTGATGGCACCGGCACTCCCGCCGTCGGGTCCCTTAACGCTGACAGCACCGCCACCCCCGGGCCCCTTGATGCCGCTGATCGTGGTACCGCCCGGCGTCGTGATGGAGCCGTGGTGAACGAGCGATCCGGTGTTTGCCGGCAGTTGAGCGGGACTGACCGGCCGCGAGATCGAGGCTGCACCGGATGAACCCGGAGTCGGCCGCCGGATCGTGGTTGTAGCCCCCCTTGCGATCGCCGGTCCGGGCGCGACGCTGCCGCCGGCGGTGCTGGGCCTGGGGGCAACGCTTCCTCCAGCGGTACTGGGCCGAGGTGCGACGCTGCCGCTCGCGGTGCTGGGCCGCGGCGCCACGCTCCCGCCGGCGGTGCTGGGTCGATATGACGGGTTCGACGGCCGCGAGTACGAGGGCGTCGATGGTCGGGAATAGGATGGCGTGGAGGGCCGCGGTGATGAGTAGCGGATACTCCCGCTGCCGGAGTAGGATGGACGGCTGACTCCGCCTCCGCCCCCTCGGAATCCTCCTCCGCCGCGTCGCCCGCCGCCACCACCACCACGTCCGATCGCGTATGCGGTGTCACCCATGAGTGCGACAGCGAACATGCAGAACAACGCGAGCCACCGGTATTGACGACTGGTCATGGCTGTGCTCCTTCTTCATCGGTCACCAGCTCAGACATCGGAACGCTCTTTGCCCCCGCCGACGGGGCAAAGGTAAATGTCTGTTCCGAAACGGCCGGTGCGAGGTCCCAATCATCCATCGTGGCGATGTACTGTGGCTGGTCCGGCTCCTGGGTATACGTGATCAACAGCTTTCGCGGAACCGCCACTTTGCCCGCGTCGATCCAGATCTGCCAGTCGATATTCTCCTGGCGGAACAGGAGATGATGACACTCTGTCTCGCCGACCGCATGAAGACCCAGATAGGCGCCGGAGTCGACGTTGGCCAACAGCGAATCGTAGGTCTTGCCGGCCAGCAGGTCGGCCAGCGGTATCACCAGATCGTAATGGTCGACCATGTAGTCGAGCATCTCGCCGATGCGGCCCGGCACCTTCTCAGTCGCATAGGCGTTGGCGTCCTTGTCGAGTATCACCAGCGTGCGGCCGCGATACCAGACAGACCACTTGCCATCGTCGGATTCGGTTTCTGCCCTCAGCCGGTCGGGCCGGGCCACGGTGACCATGCTGGAGCGGTGGAACTGGGCGAGTTGCCCGGTGCCCACGGGTCTGTCGATCGTCGCCTGTACACGGACCCGAAACGTCTTCGCGGCGTCCATGGTCGCGCACATCCGCTTGAAGATCGGATCGGCCTGGGGATCGATCTCGCGTATTCGGGCTTCCTGAGATGCGCAGCCTACCGACATGGCTGCAGCGGCGATGCCAAGCATCGCTCCGTAGGAGAGGTATCTTCGTAACAGGGTCATTTGTCTGTCCTCCAAATACCGGGAATCGGTGATCATCGACCGGTTCCGCATGAAAGCCTGTGTTGCTCGCTGCCTCGCGTTGCGGATGCCCGCCACGCTGAAACCAGGTTCAGGACACCAACTGCTGCTTTTCGGCCGGCGCTCTTTCTGCTCAGGGTCTCATGGAACGCGATCGGCGTCAATCATCGCGCCCCAATTCGTGCGTTTGCGTATCTGGTCCTTGATCTCAGCCGGCACCGGGTCGTTTCCCTGTCGCAGTTCCCAGCCGCCGCCCAGCGCGCGACACAGCGTGATCATGCGGTGTGCGGCGGAGCCACGAGTTGAGATCAACCGAGACTGCTCGGTGATCAGGTTCTGTTGGGCCACCCGTACGCGGATGTAATCGGCGATGCCTCCTTTGTATTGCTGTGTCGCGACGTTGACGGCGCGTGACGCCGCTTCTGGCGTGGAACCGGATGGTCTGGCCCGATCGTCTAAGCAGCAGGACCAGATCGAGACAACTGAGATGGACCTTGCGTGTCATGTGGGCCTCCAAGTGTACGGCCCATCTTACTCGTTTTCGCTGGTCGAGTGAATTGCCGTTGCGTCCTCTAGTCGGGCTGGCACCGGCGACCCGCATTCTGGGCAAGTGCGACTCGTGTTCCCGGTCAAGTTATAGCCACACTGCGAGGAGTGACCGGATGGGAAGCGGCGGCGGTCACGCCACCACAGGAAGGCGGTCGGGACGGTGATGGGTAGGAACGGTATCCATAGCGGTAGAGACGTGGAGGAGGGGACGACGGCAAAGCAGATGGGCTCCCAGTCGGGGGGTGCATCCCGTCTGGTCATCTCCAATCTGGCGGGCGGTGCTCCTATGGATGATTGCCAGCCCTCGTAGGCCATCCGACCTCCACTCAGCCCGCAACTCCACGCTTGGGGAAGGACAGCTGCGTTCCGATCTTGGCAACCGAGAGCGCGGCGGCCGCATTCGCACGCAGGACGGCATCGCGCATCGGTACGCCTTCGCCGAGGGAGACCGCGAGGCTGCCGATGAACGTATCGCCCGCGCAGGTGCCCGGCCGCCGTGGAGCCATCAACGCCGATGTGGCGAGCAAACGGTTCAGCCGTTCAGGTGCAACCACGTGGGAACACAGGCGGAGACCTCAACTATGGTGCGCGACCCTTGTGGAAACGACGCGGCAGAGTATCTTCTGGTAAGCCTGGCACTGAAGATGTCACTTCGGTTGCAGGCAACGGCGGGCCGCGGGAGCAAGGGCGAGTGGCGCTTGTCCGCTTCTCCCCTCGTGTCGAGGCCGGACACGCCGTATAATACATAGACCTACCCGGCGACGTAGCCGGGCAAGGCCAAATCGGAAGCGTTCGCCAGCGAAGGCCCTCACATGCACCGTATCGAATGACGGCAGGCCACGATGCCGCCTCCGCTGCCATGCGAGGAGGGTATACGATGCCAGAGATGCGATCACGATGGGCAGCGATTATTGTCGCCTGCATGGGCACCACGACCGGACTGCTGCCGCGGGCGCAAGCCCAGATCCAATGGAACTTCACATCCGACTCGGACGGATGGGTGGTGGCCGACCTGCAATGTGGGGTGGCCTACCGGGATGCGCTGGCCGCCTATCCCGCCACGTGGCACGCCACCGGCGGCGACTCAGTCGGGTACATTAGTGGCACCGATCAAACCAGTAATTGCTTCTTTTTTCAGGCACCCGCGGAACAACTCGGTAACCTCAGCTCGTATGAGGGCGGGCGGATCCAGTTCAGCCTGAAATCCAGCCACAACACCTGGCTTCAGGATAACGTGGTGGTCCTGGTCGGCGCAAACTCGACGGTACTTGTCGCCGAGATCACACCGTTGCCGGCCACTTCCTGGACACGTTACGAGGTGCTACTCCTGGCCGATTCATTCCGGTACAACACGAAGGCCGGCGCGGTCTGCTCTGAAACGGGTTTTCAGGCCGTGCTGGCGAACGTAATTGCGATGCGCATCCCCGCCGAGTTCGGATCTTCGGTTCAGGAGACCACGTCGCTGGATCGGGTACGGTTGGTCACGCCCTGGGGTTGCACCGAGTGCCCCACGGATTACGACGAGGACTGCGATGTGGACGGCAACGACTTCGAGGTCTTCCTAGCCTGCGTGAGCGGTCCGGGCGTCCTCCAGGCCGATGCCTCGTGCCGTCAGAAGGCGGATCTCGACAATGACGGCGACGTGGACCAGAACGATTTCGGCGTCTTTCAGCGATGCTTCACGGGCCCGCAGCCCTAGCTCCAATTCGATGAGAAACGTGTCTCACGAAAGGAAGTCTCGCCAGTGCGGCATCTGCTGACCATCGCCACACTCACCATGACCTGCCTTTGCTCCTGTGCGACCGGACCGGCGAGCCAGCCAATCGAGCGGTATGTGCTCAACTACGACTCGCCGACGGATCCACCGCTACAGGCTCAGGTCGAGCACATCGATGCCAATCTGCGCCGGCGACATGGCATGACCACTGAGCAGACCGCCGTCGGCGTGCTCGACCTCAAGGCTCCTCGGCTGGCGATGATTCACCCGGATCGGATCGAATACGCCGCCAGCATACCGAAGATCGGGATCCTGCTCGCGTACTTCCAGTTGCACGCCGAGGCAGCGACCAGCCTCGACCCAGTGACACGGCATGAACTGGGCCTCATGGTCAAGGCCAGCAGCAACGAGATGGCCGCCAAGTACTCGCGGCAGCTCGGTCTCAAGGCGATCCAGGGCGTGCTTAACGACCAAGGGTTCTACGACAAGGCTCGCGGCGGCGGCATCTGGGTGGGCAAGCACTACGGCAAGGGTGAAGAGCGGTATCCCGACCTCGTCGGCGATCATTCCCACGCTGCCACCGTTCGCCAACTGCTCCGGTACTTTCTGCTCCTCGAAAAGGGGAAGCTTATCTCGCCCGAGGCATCACGAACCATGCGCGAGATATTCGCTTCCCCTGATATTCCGCACGATGATATCAAGTTCGTCAGGGGCCTCGCCGATCGCCACGTGCAGATCATCCGCAAATGGGGCTCGTGGGAGGACTGGAACCACGACGCCGCGGTGGTCACCGGCCCGGACCGCCACTACATCCTGGTCGCTCTCACTCGGCACCCTCGAGGCAACGATTACCTGGTCGAATTGGCGAAAGCCATCGACGACCTGATGCAACGGCGGTAATCGACTCTATCCAAGGAAGCATGCAATCTCTGGGTTTGATGTTGAACAACAGAACACGGCTCAGCGGCGCGGCTGGGCAAGATCATCAAGACAAGGTCACGCGGACCTTGTTTCTTGCGGGAATTCGCTTCCGCGGATCGCTGTGGGGCAACAACCTGCGTAGAATACTGCCGTTCGTCGTAACGATGATCGTGGCATCGGCAACCGCGGCCCAGACCCCTGCCACTCAGGCGGACGCCGCCGTGCCATTGAGCCAGTGGTCGGGCGAAGGAGTTTTCACCCGCCGATAGATCACCAGCGCAGAGCGCGACATCCTGCCGCCGATCCAGGCCGTGGTCCTTAAGGCAAGGCACCTGCGGCTTTGCCCTGACCGGCCAGGCCGCGAGCCGGGCTGTCCGGGGTCAGGTGGTAGTCACGTTTTGCCGCATCGACGAACTTCGGATCGGCCAGGACAGAGTGACCATCGAGGCCATGTGAGCGCATGAAAGCGGAGAAGCCTTCGGCACCCACATTCTGCTTGTCCCACAACACCCACGGGCCGCGAGCCTGAATCCAGCAGTTGAAGTCCATCGCGAGTTCGGCGGTCCAGTCCCGCCCGTGCAAGCGCATGAGGCTGTCGGTCGCGTTGCAGAAGATGTTGTGGCGGATCATCACCTTGGTCGTGGCTGCGGTGTTATCGTAGAACATGAGATGCCGCCCGTTGGGGTCCGGCCGCTGGCCGTGGCCCCAGCCGAATCCGGCATCCACACAGGTGTTGTGTTCGAACACGATGTTGTTCGTTCGGCTGGCGGCCTCGCGGTTCCAATACTCGAAGGAGTACTCGCTGTTCCAGATCACGTTGCGGCGATAGGTGATGTTCTCCTGCACGTTCTTGCCGCTGCCCTGGTTGGTCAACGCGGCATCGTAGATTTCCCAGATGCGGCAGTCCTCCACGAGGCAGCCGCGCGCGTCGGCCCAGAATTCGATGCCGTTGCCGAAGCGGACGGGCGAACCATCGGGTCGCGTGAGCTGATGGCCGCCGCCGATGTAGGAGATTTCGCAGCCGCGGATGGTGATGTGATGGACGCCTCCGCCGCCGAAGCCGTGGGCGGCGCCATAGCGCAGGTCGAGGTTCTCGTAGCTCACATGGCCTCGCCCGCTCTGATCGACGATGTGCCGTCGCAGAGCCAGTTCGATACTCCGGTAGCGTGTCGCTGGATTGGCATCGGAGCGGAGTTTCACTTGCCAGGAGCGGGCGTCGTACAGGTAGTCCCCGTCGCGGCGGAGATCGTCGAGCTTCCATTTCTTCACGCCGGTGGTCTTGCCGTGATCGAAGATGATGTTGCCCACGTCCACTGAAAGAGGCATCGACTGATTGCACCGTGCCTGCGTGAGTCGCCCCGGCTTCACCAGCAGCGTGGAATCCGCGGGCAGAGCGCCGCCGAGAAACACGGTGATTCGGGCATCGGCGGCCGTGGTTGTCACACGGAACCGGATTGTGTACTCGGCCCAGGTTGTGCCGATGGTCGGCGGGTCCGTCTCCGGCGAGGCGTAGGATGTCCACGGTGAGTCCTGTTTCATCAGGGCGACCGAAGCCGGCGTGAATGGCTTGGTGGCCTGGGCCTGGAAGGAGACGAGGTAGTACTCGCCTTCCTGCACGGCAAGCCCGGAGATGAACAGCTGCAGGTGATTGGATCGCGTCCCGGGCTTTCGGCAGGTCAGCCGGAGCGTTGTCTTACCATCCGCGTCCTGCTTGTCGCGGGCGAGATCACACGATGCGCCGCCCTCGTGATGCAGCGACCAGCGTTGCTGCGGTAAATCGGTTTGATTGCCGACCGGCTCGAATCGCAGAGGTTTCGTGTCCCAGAGATGCTCGCCGGCCGGCTGCCAGTCCTCAGGGTGATCGGCGGCCACGGAGCCCAGCAGAATGGGCTTGTCACCCGTCCGAAGGCGCCGTAGGTGACGTCTCCATTGGCATTGCCGTCATGCGGGATCAATTGTCCTCGCCACGTCTGGCCGCGACGGAACAGGACCCGGTCGCCAGGGGCCAGAGACGCGTGGTTAACCTTGGCCAGCGAGCGCCACGCCGTTTCCGCCTTCAGACCGTCGCTCGAATCGTCGCCGCTCGCCGCGTCCACATAGTAGGTATGAGCCGGAGCACCAACCGCGGCCGTGTCCAAGGCCTGCAGTAAACCCAGGATAGTGACGAGCATGATCTTCATCGCCGTCTCACCTGAAATAGACATTGGCTCGACAGCTCGGCATGAGCGCATGCACCGCGTTCGAGTCCAGCTCCAACCTACCGTGTGGACCTTGCAGGGGCAAATGTCGGCTGATCGTCCGGCGCTCAACCCGGCTCGGCGCAAACGCCGCCTTGACAAACATCGGTGCCGACATAGCATCGCAAGCGTCAACCATACGATATAGCGTCCGATGCCGGGGTTTCCGACTCGTGGTTGCTGGTAAGGCACATCCCTCTTTTGAAAGGACCGGAAAATGAAACGGTTGCTCGCAATCCCATCTTTGCTCCTGCTCCAGTTGACCGCGTGTTCCCAGCTCACCAACGTGAAAGACACCCTGCCGGCCGCCCCCGAAGGTAAGACCTGGAGGCTGGTCTGGCACGACGAGTTCGATGGGACGGAGCTCGATGCAACCAAGTGGGGCATTCCTGAATACAAGCGACGTGACGGCTACTGGTCGCGGAAAGCCATCTCCCTCGACGGCAAGGGGCACTTGGTCATGAGCGTCCTGAAGGAAGACGACAAGTACCTGGATGGCTGCGTGCGGACCAGAGACAAGTTCGAGCATTGTTTCGGTTATTACGTGGCTCGTATCCAGTTGCACAGGCAAGCGGGCCACTGGCCGGCGTTCTGGATCATGGGCGATGGCGTGGGCAAGGTCGGCGACGAGGGCCGTGACGGCACGGAAATCGACATCATGGAGAAGCCGCGGATGGACGAGAGAGTCAACTGCGCCCTTCATTGGGACGGATACGGCAAGGAACACAAGTCCGCAAGCACGGTGGTCAACATCCCCGCGGTGATGGACGGCTGGCATACCTTTGCCCTGTGGTGGAAGTCCGACGAATACGTGTTCTACGTCGACGGCAAGGAAACGTGGCGAACCAGCGCCGGTGGCGTATCCCAGGTGCCTGAGTTCATCAAACTCAGCGATGAAATCGGAAAGTGGGCCGGAGACATCAAGGAGGCCACGCTGCCCGATGCGTTCCTGGTTGACTACGTTCGCGTGTACGATCTGGCGGAGAAACCACACTAGGGCCGCCCCGCCGCGACCATCCCGCCCCGCCCGGCATACACGCCCGACGCGCGGGATGAACGCCGAACAGACGGATGCCTACAGCGAATACTGCGGGATCTTCAAGGTCTCGCCGTCCTTCGTGGCCGACAGATGGGCATAGTAGCCGGGGACGGTCATGTTCAATGCGTCGATCACATCGACCGCCGGTTTCCGGCCCCGGAGGATGGCGTCAATGAAGTCGTCACACAAATACCCGTGCGAACCGCCGTGCCCGCCCGGCTCGATACCGGGCGGCAAGGCGGGTTTCTTCGTCTGCACGCCTTGTTCGATCGCTTTCTTGAATCGCCGTTGGCCTTCGGCGTCACCCACGAAGCCGTCCGACCGCCCGTTGTGCCAGTCGTAGCCGCCATATTCCCCCCGAAGCCTTCCGGCTTCCAGATACTCGCCCTGGGAGCCGCAGACAATGATACGGCACAGTCCTCCCTCGCGCGTCCGGAACAGTCCGACTTCCGAATTGAAAATATTGCCGACGCCGTTGGGCGTGCGTTTGCTCTTATCGAACGGGGCTGTTCCCTGGCAACTCACTTCCAGCAAGCTGCCGTGAGTCACGCCGACATAGTAGGCGGTCGCGTGGGTCGGATACCACATCGGCGCGCCGTTCTTGCGCCAGTCCTTGTAGGATCCGATCGCGGGGGCTCCCAGGGAATGTGGATGGCAGTATTCCCCTTCCGAGTAAACGATATGCCCGAAGACGTCGGCCGCGTACAACTTCTGCATGGCGTACAAGTCGTTGTGGAAGACGGAGGTCTCGAACATGGCATAGACCAGGCCCCGGTTCTTGTTGACACATTCCAGCAATCGCTCGGCGTCGTCGATATCGCCCCGGAAGACGGGAACGGCCGTACAGACATGCTTGCCGTGGTTGAGAACCTCGATGCAATGCTTGGCGTGCGATGGGGCGTCCGTAGCCACGAAGACGGCCTCAATCGTGTCGTCCTTGACCAGTTCCTCGAGCGACGGGTAGGTCTTCTCGCACCGGCAGACCTTGGCCAAGTTGGCACAGCGGTCGGGGAAGAGGTCACTGACGGCCGTCACCTTGACGTTGGGGTGATCCTGGAAACTGAAGGCGGCCCCGAACTGGCACACGCCGTATCCTACGATGCCTACACGAATCTTGCGGTCGGAGAAGGGTTTCCAGCTTTTGGACGAGTCCGCGTCGGCAGGCGTTTTCTCAAAGCCCGGGATCGGCTCCTTCTCGGAGCGGGCCGATTGCTGAAGCCCCAGAGCGGCCGCGCCCGCACCCATCGCCTGCAGGAACGAACGTCGTGTCGAAAAGTCACGCATCGCAAGTCCTCCGTATGTGCTCGACGAACAATGATCA
It encodes:
- a CDS encoding serine hydrolase; protein product: MRHLLTIATLTMTCLCSCATGPASQPIERYVLNYDSPTDPPLQAQVEHIDANLRRRHGMTTEQTAVGVLDLKAPRLAMIHPDRIEYAASIPKIGILLAYFQLHAEAATSLDPVTRHELGLMVKASSNEMAAKYSRQLGLKAIQGVLNDQGFYDKARGGGIWVGKHYGKGEERYPDLVGDHSHAATVRQLLRYFLLLEKGKLISPEASRTMREIFASPDIPHDDIKFVRGLADRHVQIIRKWGSWEDWNHDAAVVTGPDRHYILVALTRHPRGNDYLVELAKAIDDLMQRR
- a CDS encoding DUF2092 domain-containing protein, with protein sequence MRGPYGGRYVTTLPAGAIHYPWHGNDYWHSGWAWFTAGWVAGAVCYSWAYPPVGYYYPALPPQYETVVINNTTYYESEGVYYQDGEQDGKKGYVVAESPAPPGESAAAKGPNPFEILKGACDYLAGLDKFSMVANTTRDEIRVSGDKVQVSERRAICVSRPDKVAVEVTGDNGARRMVYDGKTVSMLDRSKSLYTVVEVPNTIDAALDTLAVKYEVVFPLEDLMYKDLYDRVLTRITAGDYLGTATVNGRKCHHLVFVAGDSSWEFWIEAEGKPVLRKITIDYGQNETRSRYTADIAGWSGSPSFNEGTFAFKLPGNVKRFEMSPLNRGE
- a CDS encoding Gfo/Idh/MocA family oxidoreductase, with translation MRDFSTRRSFLQAMGAGAAALGLQQSARSEKEPIPGFEKTPADADSSKSWKPFSDRKIRVGIVGYGVCQFGAAFSFQDHPNVKVTAVSDLFPDRCANLAKVCRCEKTYPSLEELVKDDTIEAVFVATDAPSHAKHCIEVLNHGKHVCTAVPVFRGDIDDAERLLECVNKNRGLVYAMFETSVFHNDLYAMQKLYAADVFGHIVYSEGEYCHPHSLGAPAIGSYKDWRKNGAPMWYPTHATAYYVGVTHGSLLEVSCQGTAPFDKSKRTPNGVGNIFNSEVGLFRTREGGLCRIIVCGSQGEYLEAGRLRGEYGGYDWHNGRSDGFVGDAEGQRRFKKAIEQGVQTKKPALPPGIEPGGHGGSHGYLCDDFIDAILRGRKPAVDVIDALNMTVPGYYAHLSATKDGETLKIPQYSL
- a CDS encoding glycoside hydrolase family 16 protein yields the protein MKRLLAIPSLLLLQLTACSQLTNVKDTLPAAPEGKTWRLVWHDEFDGTELDATKWGIPEYKRRDGYWSRKAISLDGKGHLVMSVLKEDDKYLDGCVRTRDKFEHCFGYYVARIQLHRQAGHWPAFWIMGDGVGKVGDEGRDGTEIDIMEKPRMDERVNCALHWDGYGKEHKSASTVVNIPAVMDGWHTFALWWKSDEYVFYVDGKETWRTSAGGVSQVPEFIKLSDEIGKWAGDIKEATLPDAFLVDYVRVYDLAEKPH
- a CDS encoding right-handed parallel beta-helix repeat-containing protein, with product MAADHPEDWQPAGEHLWDTKPLRFEPVGNQTDLPQQRWSLHHEGGASCDLARDKQDADGKTTLRLTCRKPGTRSNHLQLFISGLAVQEGEYYLVSFQAQATKPFTPASVALMKQDSPWTSYASPETDPPTIGTTWAEYTIRFRVTTTAADARITVFLGGALPADSTLLVKPGRLTQARCNQSMPLSVDVGNIIFDHGKTTGVKKWKLDDLRRDGDYLYDARSWQVKLRSDANPATRYRSIELALRRHIVDQSGRGHVSYENLDLRYGAAHGFGGGGVHHITIRGCEISYIGGGHQLTRPDGSPVRFGNGIEFWADARGCLVEDCRIWEIYDAALTNQGSGKNVQENITYRRNVIWNSEYSFEYWNREAASRTNNIVFEHNTCVDAGFGWGHGQRPDPNGRHLMFYDNTAATTKVMIRHNIFCNATDSLMRLHGRDWTAELAMDFNCWIQARGPWVLWDKQNVGAEGFSAFMRSHGLDGHSVLADPKFVDAAKRDYHLTPDSPARGLAGQGKAAGALP
- a CDS encoding DUF2092 domain-containing protein, which translates into the protein MTLLRRYLSYGAMLGIAAAAMSVGCASQEARIREIDPQADPIFKRMCATMDAAKTFRVRVQATIDRPVGTGQLAQFHRSSMVTVARPDRLRAETESDDGKWSVWYRGRTLVILDKDANAYATEKVPGRIGEMLDYMVDHYDLVIPLADLLAGKTYDSLLANVDSGAYLGLHAVGETECHHLLFRQENIDWQIWIDAGKVAVPRKLLITYTQEPDQPQYIATMDDWDLAPAVSEQTFTFAPSAGAKSVPMSELVTDEEGAQP